Sequence from the Catenuloplanes indicus genome:
TCTTCCTGGTCGGCCCGATCCGGTACGCGGTGGTGGTGCAGCCCTTCGAGGGCGGCCTGCCGGACGCGGCGGACAAGCTGCGCCGCAAGATCGCCGCCAACCGGGGCTATCAGGTGGTCGGGCGCGAGGCCAGTATCGCCACCGCGGACGGGCAGCTCCTCGGGCTGGCCGGCGGCTACAGCGCACCGGGCCGCGGCGGCCGGTACGCGGTCTTCCTGGCCGGCGAACGCTCCATCGAGGTCACGGTCAGCGGCACCGACCCGGAACTGTCCGCCGCCCGCCAGGCCATCGACGCCTCGACACGATCCATAACGTTCCGGGGTACGGAGTGAGCGAGGTACTGCCGGCACCGGAGGCGCCGCGCCGCGGACCGTTGCTGCTGCCCGCGTTCTGGGTGCTGGCGCTGCTGCTCGCGGTCGGCGCGGTACGGATGGCCGTGTTCCTGCGCGAGTCGATCACGACCTACCCGGTCGCCACCGTGGTCGCGGTCGTGCTGTTCGCGCTCTACGCCGTACCCTTCTGGATCTTCGTGGGTGGTCTGGACTTCCTGGAACGGGAGCCGCCCACGCTGCTGGCCACCGCCTTCGCCTGGGGCGCGCTGGTGGCGACCGCGGTGGCGATCCCCGGTTCCGGCGCGCTGCACAACGTGCTGGCCAAGCTGGTCTCGCCGGAGTTCGCCGCGTCCTGGGGCGCCGCGATCGCCGGGTCGACCGTCGAGGAGATCGTCAAGGTGCTCGGCGTCCTCGCCATCGTGCTGGTCGCGGCCGGGCAGGTGAACAGCCCGCTGGACGGCGCGGTCTACGGCGCGATGGTCGGGCTCGGCTTCCAGGTCGCGGAGGACGTGGTCTACGCGGTCAACGCGGTCGCGGTGGAGGGCCAGGGCGACCGGGTGTCGCCGGTCGTGGTCACGTTCTTCCTGCGCGGCTTCCTGGCCGGGCTGTGGAGCCACACGCTGTTCGGCGCGCTCGCCGGGGTCGGCGTCGGCTACCTGGTGGTGCGCACCGACCGGCCGCTGTCCCGCCGGGCCGGGATCGCGCTGCTCGCGTTCGCCGGCTCGTGGGCCTGCCACTTCCTGTGGAACACGCCGATATTGCTGGACGGGCCGGTCGAGGGCGCGCTCGGCGTGCTGCTGATCCTGGTCATCAAGGGCATTCCACCGCTGCTGCTGATCGCGTACGTGGTGCGCGCCGCGCACGGCCGGGAGGCCGACTACTACGTGTCGCTGCTGGCGGATCTGCACGACCCGGAGATCGCCACCGAGGCGGAGCTGCGCGCGCTCGGCTCCGGCACCCGGCGTGCGGCCGCGCGCGGCTGTGCCCACGACCGGGCGGGGATCCGGGGCCGGCGCGCGGTGCGCCGGTTGCAGCAGGCACAGGCACGCCTGGCGGTGTCGCTGAGCCGGGCGAACGGTGACGGCGAGACCGCGGACGTGGCGCGCTGGAAACGCGAGGTACGCGTGCAGCGGGCCCGGTTGCGGCGGCTGCGGCACCCGGAGGCGCGGGCCCCGGAGGAACTCGGCGGCACCCTGCGCGGCCTCTTCACCGCGACCGGCGCGGTCGGCCTGATGATGATGGTCGTCTGGGCGGCCATCGCGGCCCTGGGCGGCAGATAGGCCCATGCCCGCGCGGGCATGGGCCTATCGACGGTCCGGAGACGTCACACGGTGGGCGGGTGGCCGCCGTCGCCGTCGACGACGGTGTCCGGCGTGCCGTCCTCGTCCAGGTCCACCATGGTGATGTCGACCTTGCCGTCGTGGTCGGTGTCGAACTGGAAGAGGTCGGCCTTGCCGTCCCCGTCGGTGTCGGCCACCCAGACGTCGGGCCGGCCGTCGCCGTCGGTGTCGGCGGCGAGCAGGTCGACCCGGTCGTCGCCGCGCGTCTCGACGGTCTCTTGCGGCTCGGTCATGGCGGGCATCCTTCCCGAAGGCGTTCGAGGGGCGCTGAAATCGTGGTGCAGCGCTGGTTCACCGTAGGGCCGATCGCGCGTCTCGCGCGACCCGCGTGCGGAGAAAGCCACGCGGGCCGTCTACTACCCACCTTCGGCGCCCGCCAGTCTTTCCGGCCGAGGGGTTGATCAGCCAGCGGCGTACGGGTTGACCGGGGTGTTCGGCGCGATCGGGACCGCGACCTCGTCGGCGTTGCCGTCGAAGTCGGTGTCGCGGACCGTGTAGTCCACGGAACCGTCGTAGTCCTCGTCGACCTCGACCTCGTCCGGCGAGCCGTCGCCGTTGTTGTCGCTCATGAAGACATCCGCGATGCCGTCGGCGTTGGTGTCCTGGACACCGGCGTCGATCACGCCGTCGCCGTCGACGTCGTACAGCGCGGTGTCGATCCGGCCGTCGCCGTCGCTGTCCGCGGAGATGACGTCCGCGACGCCGTCGCTG
This genomic interval carries:
- a CDS encoding PrsW family intramembrane metalloprotease codes for the protein MSEVLPAPEAPRRGPLLLPAFWVLALLLAVGAVRMAVFLRESITTYPVATVVAVVLFALYAVPFWIFVGGLDFLEREPPTLLATAFAWGALVATAVAIPGSGALHNVLAKLVSPEFAASWGAAIAGSTVEEIVKVLGVLAIVLVAAGQVNSPLDGAVYGAMVGLGFQVAEDVVYAVNAVAVEGQGDRVSPVVVTFFLRGFLAGLWSHTLFGALAGVGVGYLVVRTDRPLSRRAGIALLAFAGSWACHFLWNTPILLDGPVEGALGVLLILVIKGIPPLLLIAYVVRAAHGREADYYVSLLADLHDPEIATEAELRALGSGTRRAAARGCAHDRAGIRGRRAVRRLQQAQARLAVSLSRANGDGETADVARWKREVRVQRARLRRLRHPEARAPEELGGTLRGLFTATGAVGLMMMVVWAAIAALGGR